A stretch of the Sulfurimonas sp. HSL3-1 genome encodes the following:
- a CDS encoding DUF5995 family protein: protein MQHPATTIDDVLARLRQIIDHANARGSTMGYFAALYHRVTAEVKQKIAEGYFDDGGRMERLDVRFANRYLEAYNAYQAGRPVTRAWQYAFDAAGTKRYIVLQHLFLGMNAHINLDLGIAAAETAPGEAITSLENDFKKINTILTGMIDEVEQELATIWPVLHLLDRLALRTDETLAAFSMEKARDAAWGNALALARSDAAAAAVYIDALDKEVIGYAALVAHPGPIATTLFLLVRVGERGSVTEKIAALDSAAS from the coding sequence ATGCAACACCCTGCAACCACTATCGACGACGTCCTCGCACGTCTGCGGCAGATCATCGACCATGCCAACGCGCGCGGCAGCACCATGGGCTATTTCGCGGCGCTGTACCACCGGGTGACGGCAGAGGTGAAACAGAAAATCGCCGAAGGCTATTTTGACGACGGCGGCAGGATGGAACGGCTGGATGTCCGCTTTGCCAACCGCTACCTGGAGGCCTACAACGCCTACCAAGCCGGGAGGCCGGTCACCCGGGCGTGGCAGTACGCTTTCGACGCAGCCGGTACGAAACGCTATATCGTCTTGCAGCATCTTTTTCTCGGGATGAACGCGCATATCAATCTCGACCTCGGCATCGCGGCCGCCGAGACCGCGCCCGGTGAAGCCATTACATCCCTCGAAAACGATTTCAAAAAGATCAATACCATTCTCACCGGTATGATCGACGAAGTCGAACAAGAACTGGCAACCATTTGGCCTGTGCTGCATCTGCTGGACCGGCTGGCCCTGCGTACCGACGAAACACTGGCCGCCTTCAGCATGGAAAAGGCCCGCGATGCGGCGTGGGGCAATGCCCTTGCACTGGCCCGCAGCGACGCGGCGGCCGCTGCAGTCTACATCGACGCCCTGGACAAAGAGGTCATCGGCTATGCGGCACTCGTCGCCCATCCCGGCCCCATCGCCACGACGCTTTTCCTGCTGGTCAGAGTGGGCGAGCGCGGCAGCGTGACAGAGAAAATCGCGGCACTAGACAGTGCCGCTTCATGA
- a CDS encoding PhzF family phenazine biosynthesis protein: MTIPLYQIDAFAAHIFEGNPAAVCPLETWMDDTMMQWIAAENNLAETAFFVKEAQGYRIRWFTPTTEVDLCGHATLAAAHVLFKHLGYRGESITFDSRSGPLHITSKGAYLALDFPSEPPLAVPVPPEIVTAFEKPPVEVLKGSDYIVVFPDGEDLTKLTPDYAALRALDLRGVCITARNERYDFVSRFFAPNFGIDEDPVTGSAHTQLTPYWAKRLGKRTLHARQVSPRGGELRCELAGTRVIISGRAVTYLTGSISL, from the coding sequence GTGACAATTCCCCTCTATCAGATCGATGCGTTTGCCGCGCACATTTTCGAAGGCAACCCCGCCGCCGTCTGCCCCCTGGAGACCTGGATGGACGATACAATGATGCAGTGGATCGCCGCGGAAAACAACCTTGCCGAGACGGCTTTTTTCGTTAAGGAGGCCCAGGGATACCGTATTCGCTGGTTCACCCCGACGACGGAAGTAGACCTGTGCGGGCATGCCACGCTGGCGGCAGCCCATGTCCTCTTCAAACACCTCGGTTACAGAGGGGAGAGCATCACCTTCGATTCGCGCAGCGGGCCTTTGCACATCACCAGCAAAGGCGCATATCTCGCCCTCGATTTCCCTTCCGAACCTCCCCTGGCCGTCCCCGTACCGCCGGAGATCGTCACCGCGTTCGAAAAGCCGCCGGTCGAAGTGCTCAAAGGCAGCGACTATATCGTCGTCTTTCCCGACGGGGAGGATCTGACCAAACTCACCCCCGATTACGCTGCGCTCCGCGCCCTGGACCTGCGGGGGGTCTGCATTACGGCGCGGAATGAACGCTACGACTTCGTCAGCCGCTTCTTCGCCCCCAACTTCGGCATCGACGAAGATCCGGTCACCGGCTCCGCCCACACCCAGCTCACCCCCTACTGGGCCAAGCGGCTCGGCAAAAGAACACTCCATGCCAGGCAGGTCTCCCCCCGCGGCGGCGAACTGCGCTGCGAGCTGGCCGGGACAAGGGTGATCATCTCAGGACGCGCCGTTACGTATCTCACGGGCAGCATCTCCCTCTGA
- a CDS encoding cytochrome-c peroxidase: MKYLMIFLLALHLIAGDDENLILLAYESGLQPVPARYTGLMLLLNEEPEAFSAAKIALGKKLFFDRNLSLGRDVSCASCHRFDKGGADGRPTAVGHLRRENPYHLNTPTVFNTAFSKKLFWDGRSETLEDQARGPLQAPFEMAITPKAAERRVRADGEYDGRFRGVYGGRGVTFDTIVDAIAAYEKTLQTRGRYDDFLLGYTDALNAGEKEGLKFFITKGCVGCHNGIGLGGQAVRKFPLSYHRIWSMGRPKQIDSLTKRYGLAVEALRRRAFDNDAARLQYLKAKLDEDDLVLLEKGFFDRIKESERASVMTSSGCSACHTEGRLGIKKALLPRIAFPFENRGGFTGAPNRYFRVPLLRNAVKTAPYFHNGSVEKLEEAIKVMGIHQLRTNLSENEIGKIVAFLRAADGAPVTYDIAAQKDMRKRVRGKESR, encoded by the coding sequence ATGAAATACCTGATGATCTTCTTGCTGGCGCTGCATCTCATCGCCGGCGATGATGAAAACCTGATTCTGCTGGCGTATGAGAGCGGACTGCAGCCCGTACCGGCACGTTATACGGGACTCATGCTCCTTCTGAATGAGGAGCCCGAAGCGTTTTCGGCCGCAAAGATCGCGCTGGGAAAAAAGCTCTTTTTTGACAGGAACCTGTCGCTGGGACGGGATGTCAGCTGCGCGTCGTGCCACCGTTTCGACAAAGGCGGTGCCGACGGGCGCCCCACCGCCGTCGGCCATCTGCGGCGGGAGAATCCGTACCATCTCAATACGCCGACGGTATTCAATACGGCGTTTTCGAAAAAACTGTTTTGGGACGGCAGGAGCGAGACGCTCGAGGATCAGGCCAGGGGGCCTTTGCAGGCCCCTTTTGAAATGGCCATTACCCCGAAAGCGGCGGAGAGAAGGGTCCGCGCCGACGGGGAGTATGACGGGCGGTTCAGGGGGGTGTACGGCGGGAGAGGGGTGACTTTCGACACCATTGTCGACGCGATCGCCGCTTATGAAAAGACCCTTCAGACCAGGGGCCGGTACGATGACTTTTTATTGGGGTATACGGATGCGCTGAACGCAGGGGAGAAAGAGGGGTTGAAGTTTTTTATCACCAAAGGGTGCGTGGGGTGCCACAACGGGATCGGCCTTGGCGGTCAGGCTGTGAGGAAGTTCCCGCTCTCCTATCACAGGATCTGGAGTATGGGACGTCCGAAACAGATCGACAGCCTCACAAAGAGGTACGGCCTGGCCGTCGAGGCGTTGCGCCGGAGGGCATTCGACAATGACGCGGCGCGGCTGCAGTACCTGAAAGCGAAGCTGGACGAGGACGATCTCGTGCTGCTAGAAAAAGGATTTTTTGACCGGATAAAAGAGAGTGAACGCGCATCGGTCATGACATCTTCAGGGTGTTCCGCATGCCACACGGAGGGGAGACTCGGCATAAAAAAAGCGCTTCTGCCGCGCATCGCATTCCCTTTTGAGAACCGGGGAGGCTTTACGGGGGCGCCAAACAGATACTTCAGGGTACCGCTGCTGCGCAATGCCGTCAAAACAGCTCCCTATTTTCACAACGGCAGCGTTGAGAAGCTTGAAGAGGCGATCAAGGTGATGGGAATCCACCAGCTCAGAACAAATCTGAGCGAAAACGAGATCGGGAAGATCGTCGCATTTTTGAGGGCCGCGGACGGCGCCCCGGTTACGTATGATATTGCAGCGCAAAAGGACATGCGTAAACGCGTTCGGGGAAAGGAGAGTAGGTGA
- a CDS encoding c-type cytochrome, producing the protein MKFIPAGFVLMVAILASKLFLAFYIDDVNHYNLHADREKKSEAQLTRIGESLYTIHCTSCHGKNGDGNNGKAQNHTYRIAEKSVLYVIENGSNNFRSVYPSGMPAGLVEGSDAKEIARFVSKGLKGNKPKRWSVCASCHDESGEGIAFVAPDLKTYSDTLVATVLSNGKKGAIGTMPVFRERLSKIQMSGLAHYIRSLQR; encoded by the coding sequence ATGAAATTTATCCCTGCCGGATTCGTGTTGATGGTCGCCATCCTCGCCTCCAAACTGTTTTTGGCCTTTTACATCGACGATGTCAATCACTACAATCTTCACGCCGACCGGGAGAAAAAAAGCGAAGCGCAGCTCACCCGCATCGGCGAATCGCTCTATACGATCCACTGCACCTCCTGCCACGGCAAAAATGGGGATGGCAACAACGGCAAAGCGCAGAACCACACCTATCGCATCGCGGAAAAGTCCGTTCTGTACGTCATTGAAAACGGGTCGAATAACTTCAGGAGCGTCTATCCGTCCGGTATGCCGGCGGGACTGGTTGAGGGGAGTGACGCGAAGGAGATCGCACGGTTCGTGTCAAAAGGGCTGAAGGGAAACAAGCCAAAAAGGTGGTCGGTCTGTGCATCGTGTCATGATGAAAGCGGCGAAGGCATCGCCTTTGTCGCCCCCGACCTCAAAACCTACAGCGATACCCTGGTGGCGACCGTCCTGAGCAACGGGAAAAAGGGAGCGATCGGGACGATGCCGGTGTTCAGGGAGCGGCTCTCGAAAATCCAGATGTCGGGGTTGGCACACTACATCAGAAGCCTCCAGAGATGA
- a CDS encoding Crp/Fnr family transcriptional regulator, producing MHLLEYEFFKELSTQEQQMIEAASKPVALPIGTILYYEGDVCEEILFLKRGKVKVYLSPESIAAGEMTLYYIAPGEQCLVNTFSTVTADKALASAVVDESIEGWLVPREKILWLINNSESYRNFKIELCGRRIGTLMDLIKSIKFDQLDQRLLNWLYVQGKDTLHITHDKIASILGVSREAVSRNLKKLEASGSISLSRGKISIAE from the coding sequence ATGCATTTACTGGAGTACGAATTTTTCAAGGAGTTGAGCACGCAGGAGCAGCAGATGATCGAAGCGGCTTCCAAGCCGGTCGCACTGCCCATCGGCACCATCCTCTATTACGAAGGCGACGTCTGCGAGGAGATCCTCTTTTTGAAGCGGGGAAAGGTCAAGGTCTATCTCTCCCCGGAGAGCATCGCCGCCGGCGAGATGACCCTCTACTACATCGCCCCCGGCGAACAGTGCCTGGTCAATACGTTCAGTACCGTTACGGCCGACAAAGCGCTCGCCTCCGCAGTCGTCGACGAATCCATCGAGGGGTGGCTGGTGCCGAGGGAGAAGATCTTGTGGCTCATCAACAACTCCGAGAGCTACCGCAACTTCAAGATTGAGCTCTGCGGCAGACGGATCGGCACACTGATGGACCTCATCAAGTCGATCAAATTCGACCAGCTCGACCAGCGGCTGCTCAACTGGCTCTATGTGCAGGGGAAGGACACCCTGCATATTACCCATGACAAGATCGCCTCCATTCTGGGCGTTTCGCGCGAGGCGGTCAGCCGCAACCTCAAAAAGCTCGAAGCTTCCGGGAGCATTTCACTGTCGCGCGGAAAAATCTCCATCGCGGAGTAG
- a CDS encoding 2-isopropylmalate synthase gives MYTKYRPYPAVTMEKRAWADNTADVAPVWASTDLRDGNQALKNPMDIPRKVAYFQALVDFGFKEIEIAYPSASQTEFDFCRTLIEDGMIPDDVTVGVLVPAIERHIVRSFEALRGAKRIIFHLYNPTAANQRDVVFRRTEEAIIGLAVQGVAWVRREAERFGGEVVFEYSPESFSQTELPFALAVSNAVIDAWGPTPQSPMILNLPNTLEAGSPNIYADRIEWMGERIAQRESVVISVHPHNDRGCAVASAELAVLAGAQRVEGTMLGNGERAGNADLVTMAFNYYAQGVDPRLNVGKVDDVLSRITAIIGTEVAERHPYVGAMIYSAFSGTHQDAIKKGMEHRRANNTHTWEVPYLAIDPADIGRAYKDAVRINSQSGKGGVAYVLKACYGIEVPASEQTALADAVKKRSEARGGEIGADEVRAIYEQMAQRAEANSWNAAQYARHAGFVSALALPVVELLSPREGERILDLGCGEGSLAVEIQKRGADVVAVDLNADMVESARAKGIDAYVMSATRLPFERRFDAVFSNAVLHWVTEPRTAVRQIRRALKPGGRFVAEFGGHGNAAQVVEAMRMVFERHPEFGPFENPWYFPTGAEYRALLESEGFRVASAELIARPTPVDDIAHWLDLFANGIVAHLESAQLSCFKQEVRTRLEPTLYTASEGWHVDYVRLKVKAVKENL, from the coding sequence ATGTATACCAAATACCGGCCCTACCCGGCCGTGACCATGGAGAAAAGAGCCTGGGCGGACAACACCGCCGACGTTGCCCCCGTGTGGGCCAGTACCGATCTGCGCGACGGCAACCAGGCGCTCAAAAACCCGATGGACATCCCCCGGAAAGTCGCCTATTTTCAGGCCCTGGTCGATTTCGGCTTCAAAGAGATCGAAATCGCCTACCCCAGCGCGTCGCAGACGGAGTTCGATTTCTGCCGGACGCTGATCGAGGATGGGATGATCCCGGACGACGTCACCGTCGGTGTTCTCGTACCCGCTATCGAACGCCATATCGTGCGCAGTTTCGAAGCGCTCCGGGGCGCGAAGCGGATCATCTTTCACCTGTACAACCCGACCGCCGCGAACCAGCGCGATGTCGTGTTCCGACGCACGGAAGAGGCGATCATCGGTCTGGCGGTACAGGGCGTAGCGTGGGTCCGACGCGAAGCGGAAAGATTTGGCGGCGAGGTCGTGTTCGAGTATTCGCCGGAGAGCTTTTCGCAGACCGAACTCCCCTTCGCGCTGGCGGTCTCCAACGCCGTCATCGACGCGTGGGGACCGACACCGCAAAGTCCGATGATTTTGAACCTTCCCAATACGCTGGAAGCCGGTTCGCCCAACATCTACGCTGACCGGATCGAGTGGATGGGGGAGCGTATCGCGCAGCGCGAGAGCGTCGTCATCAGCGTGCATCCGCACAACGACCGCGGCTGCGCCGTCGCCAGCGCCGAACTGGCCGTCTTGGCAGGCGCACAGCGCGTCGAAGGCACAATGCTGGGCAACGGCGAGCGCGCCGGAAACGCCGACCTCGTCACGATGGCCTTCAACTACTACGCGCAGGGCGTCGACCCGCGGTTGAACGTCGGGAAGGTCGACGACGTCCTCTCGCGGATCACGGCGATTATCGGCACCGAGGTGGCTGAGCGCCATCCCTATGTGGGTGCCATGATCTACAGCGCCTTTTCGGGTACCCACCAGGATGCGATCAAGAAAGGGATGGAGCACCGCCGCGCCAACAACACGCATACGTGGGAGGTCCCCTACCTCGCCATCGATCCGGCCGATATCGGACGCGCCTATAAAGACGCCGTCCGCATCAACTCCCAGTCGGGCAAGGGGGGCGTCGCTTACGTCCTCAAAGCGTGCTACGGCATCGAGGTCCCCGCCTCAGAGCAGACGGCACTCGCGGATGCCGTCAAAAAGCGCTCCGAAGCGCGTGGCGGCGAGATCGGCGCCGACGAAGTGCGCGCGATCTACGAGCAGATGGCGCAGCGCGCAGAGGCCAACAGCTGGAATGCGGCACAGTACGCCCGCCATGCCGGCTTCGTCTCGGCGCTGGCGCTCCCCGTCGTGGAACTACTCTCGCCAAGAGAGGGCGAAAGAATCCTCGACCTGGGCTGCGGCGAGGGGAGCCTCGCCGTGGAGATCCAAAAGCGCGGCGCCGACGTCGTTGCGGTCGATCTGAATGCCGACATGGTCGAAAGCGCCAGGGCCAAGGGCATTGACGCCTATGTCATGAGCGCGACACGTCTCCCTTTTGAGCGGCGTTTCGACGCGGTCTTTTCCAATGCGGTACTGCACTGGGTCACGGAGCCCCGCACGGCCGTGCGGCAGATCCGCCGGGCCCTGAAACCCGGCGGCAGGTTTGTCGCCGAGTTCGGCGGGCACGGCAATGCGGCGCAGGTCGTCGAAGCGATGCGAATGGTCTTTGAACGGCACCCCGAATTCGGCCCCTTTGAAAACCCATGGTACTTCCCGACCGGTGCCGAGTACAGGGCGCTGCTGGAATCGGAAGGGTTCAGGGTCGCCTCCGCCGAACTGATCGCGCGGCCGACGCCCGTCGACGACATCGCCCACTGGCTCGACCTCTTTGCCAACGGCATCGTCGCGCACCTGGAGAGCGCACAGCTCTCCTGCTTCAAACAGGAGGTGCGGACGCGGTTGGAACCGACACTGTACACTGCATCGGAAGGGTGGCATGTCGATTACGTTCGGCTGAAGGTCAAGGCGGTCAAAGAGAACCTCTAA
- a CDS encoding transglutaminase family protein has protein sequence MEQFLAPSTYIDYHHPAVMAKAKALAEGLNAKEDVARVCFQYVRDAIAHTGDAGCGASTIKASEVLEQKTGWCYAKSHLLAALLRANGIPAALCYQRLSCSEYTPGVYCLHGLNAVWLEAYGWYRCDPRGNKEGVDAQFTPPVERLAFALGEHEYDVAGRFAEPLPEVIDALQTYKSYEAMIGHFPDRSA, from the coding sequence ATGGAACAGTTTCTGGCACCGTCGACCTATATCGACTATCACCATCCCGCCGTCATGGCCAAAGCGAAAGCGCTGGCAGAAGGGTTGAACGCCAAAGAAGACGTTGCCCGAGTCTGTTTCCAGTACGTCCGCGACGCGATCGCCCATACCGGCGACGCGGGCTGCGGGGCCTCGACGATCAAAGCGAGCGAGGTGCTGGAGCAGAAAACCGGCTGGTGCTATGCCAAGAGCCACCTCCTCGCCGCCCTGCTGCGTGCCAACGGCATCCCGGCGGCGCTCTGTTACCAGCGGCTAAGCTGCTCGGAGTACACGCCGGGCGTCTACTGCCTGCACGGCCTGAATGCCGTCTGGCTGGAGGCGTACGGCTGGTACCGCTGCGATCCCCGCGGCAACAAAGAGGGCGTCGATGCACAGTTCACCCCGCCCGTCGAACGGCTCGCCTTTGCCCTCGGTGAGCACGAGTATGACGTCGCGGGGCGTTTCGCAGAGCCCCTGCCCGAAGTCATCGACGCATTGCAGACCTACAAGAGCTACGAAGCCATGATCGGCCATTTTCCCGATCGCTCTGCCTGA
- a CDS encoding superoxide dismutase yields the protein MHLNLPSLPFEEHALEPYISAETLAYHHGKHHAAYVKKYNDLMTGSAYEGKPLLDVLRTAEGALFNNGAQAFNHDFYWKCLTPGETAPSEELAAALAEAFDSVEGFKEAFTAAATSLFGSGWTWLIIDENGALAIENGSNAYTPVQTEGKHPLLTCDVWEHAYYIDCRNARPKYVENFWHLINWDFVSENYKQKCRVSHQC from the coding sequence ATGCATCTGAATCTACCAAGCTTACCATTTGAAGAGCATGCGCTCGAACCCTACATCTCGGCGGAAACACTGGCGTATCACCACGGAAAACACCATGCGGCCTACGTGAAGAAGTACAACGACCTGATGACGGGCTCAGCGTACGAAGGAAAGCCGCTGCTCGACGTCCTGAGAACGGCGGAAGGGGCGCTGTTTAACAACGGCGCGCAGGCATTTAATCACGACTTTTACTGGAAATGTCTTACGCCGGGTGAGACGGCACCGTCGGAGGAGCTGGCCGCGGCGCTGGCGGAAGCATTCGACTCTGTCGAGGGCTTTAAAGAGGCGTTTACCGCGGCGGCGACGTCACTGTTCGGTTCGGGGTGGACATGGCTCATTATCGATGAGAACGGCGCACTGGCGATCGAAAACGGTTCCAACGCCTACACCCCGGTACAGACGGAGGGGAAACATCCGCTGCTGACCTGTGACGTCTGGGAACACGCCTATTACATCGACTGCCGGAACGCGCGCCCGAAATACGTCGAAAATTTCTGGCATCTGATCAACTGGGATTTTGTTTCGGAAAACTACAAGCAAAAATGCCGTGTCAGCCATCAGTGCTGA
- a CDS encoding polynucleotide adenylyltransferase, translating to MQEKRIYLVGAAVRDTLMGRASGDRAYVAVGYAPADFAHLEQVEGAHPHFVREDGSTLTLAAPGESIEAVLLRQGLSIDAVAYEEQEELYVDPSNGREDIEKRMLRHASEAFAEAPLNVLRLARLRATFGTGWNIHATTRVLIYGMHEALTQLPPEQVWNEVQQVLVLPDTHLFFETLFELGVLDAVFPSLFALTTFKEGTKYHREASLFAHVMMVLRELKHETPLLKLTALYHDIAKPYCFRTYGNGTHHGDPDKIAPRIDMAIPEQMKAQILFLSEMHTKLPKLPQMSIYHITDFFERFKSDETLLEALIRFKRADDQGRFTDVPRPAIWDRAILKTFDAITAYTPEKWIAAQAEKPDDKAIALHMHLHNVEVVKRTFFA from the coding sequence GTGCAGGAAAAGCGAATCTACCTCGTCGGCGCCGCTGTCAGAGACACACTGATGGGCAGGGCTTCCGGCGACAGAGCGTATGTCGCCGTAGGGTACGCGCCGGCGGATTTTGCGCACCTGGAGCAGGTGGAGGGGGCGCATCCGCACTTTGTGAGAGAAGACGGCAGTACGCTGACGCTGGCAGCCCCTGGGGAGAGCATTGAGGCGGTGCTGCTGCGGCAGGGGCTGAGCATCGATGCCGTCGCCTACGAGGAACAAGAAGAGCTCTATGTCGACCCCAGCAACGGGCGGGAGGATATCGAGAAACGGATGCTGCGCCACGCTTCCGAGGCTTTTGCGGAAGCGCCGCTGAACGTCCTGCGGTTGGCGCGTCTGCGTGCAACGTTCGGCACCGGGTGGAACATTCATGCCACGACAAGGGTCCTGATTTACGGCATGCACGAAGCGCTGACGCAGCTGCCGCCGGAACAGGTCTGGAACGAAGTGCAGCAGGTGCTCGTGCTCCCGGATACCCACCTCTTTTTTGAAACGCTCTTCGAGCTGGGGGTACTCGATGCCGTGTTCCCGTCTCTTTTTGCCTTGACGACGTTCAAAGAGGGGACGAAGTACCACCGCGAGGCTTCACTCTTTGCGCACGTCATGATGGTGCTACGCGAGCTGAAACACGAGACCCCGCTGCTGAAGCTGACGGCGCTCTACCACGACATTGCCAAACCCTACTGTTTCCGGACATACGGCAACGGCACGCATCACGGGGACCCGGACAAGATCGCGCCGCGGATCGACATGGCGATCCCGGAGCAGATGAAAGCGCAGATCCTTTTTCTGAGCGAAATGCACACCAAGCTGCCCAAGCTTCCGCAGATGAGCATTTACCACATTACGGATTTCTTTGAGCGTTTTAAGAGCGATGAAACGCTGCTCGAAGCGCTCATACGCTTCAAACGGGCAGATGACCAGGGGCGGTTCACGGATGTTCCCAGGCCCGCCATTTGGGACAGGGCTATCTTGAAGACCTTTGATGCCATCACCGCGTACACCCCCGAAAAGTGGATTGCGGCCCAGGCGGAAAAACCCGATGACAAAGCGATCGCTTTGCACATGCACCTGCACAATGTCGAAGTAGTCAAGCGCACCTTTTTCGCATGA
- the ilvC gene encoding ketol-acid reductoisomerase, with product MALNVYYDKDCDISIIKGKKVAMIGFGSQGHAHAENLRDSGVEVIVGLRKGGSSWAKAEAKGFEVMTVADASAAADVIMILLPDENQAEIYANEIAPNLKPGATIAFGHGFSIHYGRIKPAADINVMMVAPKAPGHTVRSEFVKGGGIPDLIAVGQNPSNMTKELALSYASAIGGGRTGIIETTFKDETETDLFGEQAVLCGGVSALIQAGFETLTEAGYPEEMAYFECLHEMKLIVDLIFEGGIADMRYSISNTAEYGDMVSGPRVINAESKAAMKQVLKEIQNGQFAKDFVLEGQAGYPRMNAERNNLKAHPLEKTGARLREMMPWIKANKIVDQDKN from the coding sequence ATGGCATTGAATGTGTACTATGACAAAGACTGCGATATCAGCATCATCAAGGGCAAAAAAGTCGCGATGATCGGTTTCGGCTCCCAGGGCCACGCACACGCGGAAAACCTCCGCGACAGCGGTGTAGAAGTAATTGTCGGTCTGCGCAAAGGCGGCTCCAGCTGGGCGAAAGCGGAAGCGAAAGGTTTCGAAGTCATGACGGTTGCCGACGCATCCGCAGCGGCTGATGTCATTATGATCCTTCTGCCGGACGAAAACCAGGCGGAGATCTACGCGAACGAAATCGCACCGAACCTCAAGCCGGGCGCGACGATCGCTTTCGGTCACGGTTTCTCCATCCACTACGGACGCATCAAGCCGGCAGCCGACATCAACGTTATGATGGTCGCACCGAAAGCGCCGGGCCACACGGTCCGCAGCGAGTTCGTCAAAGGCGGCGGTATCCCTGACCTGATCGCCGTCGGTCAAAACCCGTCCAACATGACCAAGGAGCTTGCGCTCTCTTACGCTTCCGCCATCGGTGGTGGTCGTACGGGTATTATCGAAACGACCTTCAAAGACGAGACGGAAACAGACCTTTTCGGTGAGCAGGCTGTTCTCTGCGGCGGTGTTTCCGCGCTGATCCAGGCCGGTTTCGAAACCCTGACAGAAGCGGGCTACCCGGAAGAGATGGCATACTTCGAGTGTCTGCACGAGATGAAACTGATCGTCGACCTGATCTTCGAAGGCGGTATCGCTGATATGCGTTACTCCATCTCCAACACGGCGGAGTACGGCGACATGGTCTCCGGCCCGCGCGTCATCAACGCAGAGTCCAAAGCGGCGATGAAACAGGTCCTCAAAGAGATCCAGAACGGCCAGTTTGCCAAAGACTTCGTCCTCGAAGGCCAGGCGGGCTATCCGCGCATGAACGCAGAGCGCAACAACCTCAAAGCGCACCCGCTCGAAAAGACCGGTGCACGTCTGCGCGAAATGATGCCGTGGATCAAGGCGAACAAAATCGTCGACCAGGACAAAAACTAA